The DNA region GGACAAAATGGAAtgtaaaagtacatctgggaactaTCGGTTCTTAGGAAATAATCTTATAACTTGGCccagcaaaaggcaatcaaccatagctctgtccactgcagaaACATAATATATATCAGCATCatatgcactactcagatgctcgggatgaagaatcaacttgaagaccttctgatttttgagagtaacgttcctattttctgtgataatactgttgccatctatttaagtaagaatcctattttgcattccagagctaagcacatagaaataaaacatcatttcatcagagactatgttcagaaaggggtaatcactttaaaatttattgatacagaccatcaatgggatgacatttttaccaaacccctcactgaagatagattctccttCATCGTGAAAAATTTATACATACAAATTTGTCCAGAATGAAATGTGCCTCTgaaatagcaaaatcagactcTGAAGTAAACTTCTGGAATTTGTATCTGACTCTTGtgctactaccagttagaagcTATCCGAATCATTAATCCTCAGGatccaaccctttggtattcctaaagatcagataaagtaacatGTGGTACctcttgcgtctgaccttggaacttctagacaactgtcaAGCAGAAATCAAGAGAGAGACTCTTGAAATCTTCTCAGGAAGTGTGCTGATTTAgggattagacctccatcatgggCTATAATCATTCTCCTCCAAACGTGCTTACTTAACATGTTGTGTTTAATGTCTTAACAGTTAAACTCCCTCATTattgtcgttttgcatgcatcCTAATATGTATAAATTCATTTCACGCACTACATTTGCACACTTTTAAACTCACGACCACACTAAAACCctctctctcagttcttcatcatcCTCAATATTTCTGCAACCTTCATCAAGTTCTTCATCCTtcaaccttcatcttcaactttgttcttcatggattctcagTAACAATCTGTTTacaacttctcccaacaaatgaaTTCAACGGAACAGACACCCATTTCAAGTCAACAAACTACAGCAACCACCGGTGTCGTCTCAACCCCAATCTACAAGGAACCCCATATTCTCGATCGTGAACCTCATATCCACCTAGCAACACAATTTGAAAAACTGGAAGTACTATGTGAGTCGCTAGTGGACTTTGAGAACATGAAGAAGAATGGCGTAGACCTAACTGAAGAGTTGagaatgcaagggtgggaaacctacttTCAACGTCTTTATGGCCCTGTGTACACAAATCTGGTAAAGGAGTTCTGGTGTTTCACAGACCcagatgatcactacattgtctcctacgTTCTAGGGGTCAAAatagtcatcactgagaaatccattgcctctcttctgaacatggagaagataggaggaagacgcatctaaaacataaaccctagggcaaaacACTTGTCCCAGGAAATCAACCGTACCATATTTCAACAGAGTGCTGAAGGAAAACactccaagaacaaggagctCCATCAGAACCTCTGTGTCTAGTTGAAGATCATCTTAGGCACCATTCATCATCACCTTGCatcaaactcttctgactacatcaacatAGATCAGAAGTGTATCatgtactgcattcacaaggggCTAAAACTTTGTCTGTCAGCACTTCTTTTCAAGTATCTTAGAGactcagtcaaagacaccagaaacaacatgaagaccagaaactacatccctctggggaGACTTATATCAGATGTGTTGGTTGAGAGTGGCTTAGTGGATCACTTGAttcagctcagactcatggaagatgtTACTATTGACACTGGAAGACTGCTGAATGCTCGGAATCTGAAGACCATGGGAATCATTGATCAAGTCAGAGCCAAACCAACATTTGACACCTCCTGGGAAGTACTCAGGGATTAGAGGGAGATTCCCAATGGATTCTACCTGTTCTCAAAGATTGACCCTCCAGAGGTAGTAGCTTACTATCTACAGGACCTTGCCAATCAAGGGGTCGACATCTCTGACTTCACAGTGGACTGGCTACCTGAGCATCCACtaaacttcatgaagaggatgcgagagccCTTTGATAAGTCCAAGAAGGCTAAGAAAGCAACGCTGGGAGAATCCTCTGGGTCAAGACCTCCAGTCCCTCTGGCTGGCTCTCCAAGTAAGTTTGTACCTCTCTCTCGCTCTGTTAAAATAAAACCTcttgcttcttctcttccccaaaccacTCCAATATACACCACCTCTAAAACccctccctcaaccaccagaacctcTAACCCACCCTCACTTAAATTCAACCTAGCTACCACCACACTACCCGTTTCAAAAGCAGAAGTGCTGAATGAAACTActtcaccatcatcatcaccatctaCACAATCCCCACCATAATACATACTCTCCTCTGACAACGAACCATCTGACCCCCAATCCCCTACTCTGGCTCAGCTTCAAGcccgtgctctggcctctcaacaaCCATCACACTTTGAACCTGATCCAGAAGTCACTTCCCCACCTCCTGAACATCCAAATCCAACTACATCTGAACAATCTCAAACACCACCACCTACACAACAACCAAATCCACCTCCTGAACAACCAATCAACTCTGAACCACAACCAACCCACTCACCATCTGAACCAAATCCACAACCTGAACAAACAACACCATCACCCTCTGCCATTCCTACACCAACAACTTTTGTTGCCTCTATAACTCCCACACTAAATCTCAGTGCCCCAAACTCACCTTTTGCATCCTCCCCATCATCTGATATTGAACCAGAGACTATCCTTCCTACCCTAGAAGAAGCAATACAGGTTTTTGAAGAGTCTTCAGTagagaagatcaagtctctgaCGATCAAttctggcatcagtgatgatccctccgCAGTAAGGATCCACTGGAACAAAGTGATcagttggatgacctctgaagccttcaaactcaaagacctctctgaacaagtccgtAACGACTTATTAGTGACGCTGAGATTAGGCTCCAAGAGCGCTTGGCCAGAGAGGCTGAGGAACAAGCCaggaaggaagctgaagagaaaacatgtaacaccccaattctacccgtcgtaaattcaattaaaaatcagagtaaacaattttcacacaaaattgaGGCATCACATATATCATTTCATCAACACTTAAACAAATTACACAACACGGCAATTACGCAAGGATCCACTTAGTCCTTGTTAAATAATAAACAACATTGTATATGGATTCACCTAGTCCATATAGCAGCAATACACAAAAAAATCGCAACGGAAATCATTCAAAGAAAACAAGCAAACAAATGCCCATCACAACTATCATATACAATGATATACAAAAGGGCATTGTTACTATAAAAATCATGAAAAGCGTTCATTAACCTCTGAGTGTTACAATCCTAATCAGAGAAATGACGCCAAAAGTGTGCTACCACTATCCTCCTCTCAACGCGGAGCACCTGCACGTTACCAATATAAAGGTAACAGCCAACAACAGTGAGATACTCAAATCATATAATCAAGATAATGATAAGCAATATATAAGTAAATTCGGAAAGTTAGAAATATTGTTACCACATCGCACAATCCTTCACTTGAATGCTTATGTATTTAATCATAAACAAAGTCAATAATCATCCACAACATCAATGTTACATcatagcatctcatcacattAACATTTCATCAATCCATCATAAAACATTACGATTCATCGCATCATCGCAAAATATCACCGCACTTCATAAACCGTCACAtaacaacaattatcacaaaatACGGAAATAAACATAACCAACATATGTGACTCAACTATGCAAATGCTATGCGGTACCGACTCGTCGCTTTGCTATCAAGGCCAAGGCTTTATGCCCACTTCGCTTTTGCCAAAAGGCCACGTCGCTATTGCCAAAAGGCCACGTCGCTTATGCAAATGTATGTGACTCCATGATAAATGATACACATCCACCAAAATCATCATCGCATCAACATAACTCATCACAATGGCCGAAGCCCACGTCGCTATTGCCATTTAGGCCACGTCGCCATTTACATACATAAAAGTATTCACACAACATCATATTCACCAacattcatacatatgtttatatataaaacAAATGAGAATATTCATCACAATCAATTGTTTCATCATACAATCTCTTAGGTAATTCAACCTCATGCTATGTTTATTTACATCACACACCTACACACTATAGTTAAGTGGTATTCCTCATTAATCAAATAGGCTTCCTACTATATCAATTATTAATCACTTTTCCAAAATAATCACTTATTAAAATAAGCCCTTATAATGGCCTATAAACATCAACAACATGTAGAAAATTTCATAATCTTCGTAACGCTTCGAACGGGGACCAAAACGgagttacggttcaaaagttatgACTGTTTGAagtttacaaaaaaaaaattgttttcaaCTCAGCTAGCGCCGCGAATTTAGCAGGAAACATAGAAAATGCGTTTTTGACCGTTAAATaccttccggacctccgatttcgattccgtaaaaagtcaCATTCTCAGACTTCAACGAACTACAATATTTTCAGTATGACAAAGCCATTCTAATCCACAATTTAACTTTTatttcatcattctaaacatcatTCAATTAATTTCCAACACTTCCTAAATTCACAATTTGTGAAATTACTCATACTTTAATTCATCAACACAATAGCATATTTTTCACAACATACATCAACCCcaaaccatcaacaacaacacaacacacaatgttatttatcattcttctaaacctaaccctaacattttgcaaagaattgatacatgtttaataatcacaaacaatcaacactacatcaagaacacaaacaacattttcaaagCAAGGAATCCAATCACAACATCAAAACCCAACAATATCATCTAACAACCATTACCCACATAAAacccatcattttcataattataGGAAATAATAACTCACACCCTTACGTTAGAGATGATGATTGAGTTACTCTATAGTGTTCTAGCAAGCTTGGGTTGATCAAGATGATGCCCTTCTTCTCCAATTTCCTCTTCCTCCTCCAAACCCTAActtttctctcttttcttctcttttctcctccttctctctacttctttctatttctcttctttctatttctcttctttctatttctattctatttctattctttgttttaattaaataaaaactaactaatgggcttaattgttacacctcccttaattactatatacaccactaggcccaatagctattataccacaattctcataattaaactctaataataaattaacacacaataaaatattttaccgaaataattataaatcaaacattataaaaataataataataacacttaataaaaattggggcgttacaactctcccccacttaaatattttcgtcctcgaaaattacCTCATTCGAATAACTCGGGGTAGGAGTCGCGCATCCTGTTCTCCAATTCCCATGTCGTGCTTTCTTCGACTGCACCAATCCAAACAACCTTCACCAAATCAATTTCCTTTCCCCATAGGGACTTCGTCTCACGACCTTCGATCCTCAAAGGCATCGTCTCAACCGTAAGGTTATCGCGCACTTGAATATCATCCATTTGAACCACATGATACGGATCCGGAATATACTTCCTAAgttgagacacatggaacacgTCATGCAAATTCGAGAGGTTTGGCGGTAACGCCACTCTATAAGCAACTTTTCCCACTCTACTTGTAATTTGATACGGTCCAATGAAACGAGGAGTCAACTTCTTAGCTTTCAATGGTCGTCCAACACCGGTCGTAGGTGTGACTCTTAGAAACACATGATCACCCTCTTGAAATTCCAAatcctttctcctcttatcatgataatTCTTTTGCCTACTTTGAGAAATCTTCATCTTATCCCGAATCATCTTAACCGTCTTTGTAGTTTCTCGAACAATCTCGGGTCCAAGTACCACACTTTCACCAAATTCATGCCAACACAACGGAGTCCTACACCTCCgcccatacaaagcttcaaaaggcgccattccAATACTTAAATGGTAACTATTGTTGTAAGTAAACTCCACTAACGGAAGGTGAGTATCCCAtgaacctccttgttcaagaatACACGCCCTTAACAAATCTTCAAGGATTGgatagtcctctccgtttgaccatccGTCTGAGGATGATAcgccgaactcaacctcaacttggAACCTAAGGCTTCTTGCAAACTCTTCCAAAATTCtgaagtgaacctcggatctctatccgaaacaatacaAAGAGGAACACCGTGCAGCTTCACAATAACATTGGTATAAATCTCCGCCAACTTCGACACCGGATAACTTATGTTAATAGGAATAAAGTGAGCCGACTTCGTAAGCCTATCAACAATCACCTAAATAGCATCACATCCTCTAGATGTATTCGATAAACCCGTCACAAAGTCCATGGAAATGCTATCACACTTCCACTCAGGAGTTTctaacggttgcatcaaccccGCAGGTTTCTGATGCTCCACCTTTGATTTTTGGCAAGTCAAGCACGCGTACACGAACTGAGCTACTTCACGCTTCATTCCCGAccaccaaaataatcttttcaaatcttGGTACATCTTAGTCGCTCCGGGATGAATACTCAAATTACTCCTATAGCTTTCTTCCAAGATCATCCTTTTTAAATCCACATCATCGGGAACACAAATCCTATCACGAAACCTCAACACACCTTGTGCATCCAATTTGAAATCCTCATTCTCAGATTGTCCGAGTCCAATGATCACATCAACAAGTTTCATATCCAACTTCTGAGCCTCTCTAATGCTATCAAgaaaatcattattaatctttaaCATACCCAAAATCACACTTCTTGGTGTCACCTCGATCACTAAGCTCATATCTCGGAATTTCTCAATCAAGTCCAACTCTTTCATCATCAAGGTCGGCATATGCAAAGTCTTCCTACTTAGAGCATCGGCCACCATATTTGCTTTTCCCGAATGGTAgttcaacccaaagtcataatcctttaGCAATTCCAGCCATCTCCTTTGTCTCGTGTTCAACTCTttttgatcaaacaaatacttcaagCTTTTATGGTCACTAAAGACTTCAAATCTAGATCCATAAAGGTAATGTCtccaaattttcaaaacaaacaCAACCGCCGCAAGCTCCAAATCATGCCTAGGGTAGTTCTTCTCATGAATCCTCAattgtctagaagcataagcAACCACCTTACCATTCTGCATAAGCACACCTCCTAATCCCATCTTCGAAGCATCGCAATAAACCACAAACGGTTCCTCGGGATTTGGCAAAATCAAAATCGGAGCCGTTGTCAACCTTTTCTTCAACTCAAGGAAACCTTCTTCGCATCGGACATCCCACACAAAAGCAGAACCCTTACAAGTTAACTTAGTCAAAGGAAGTGCCAACTTAGAAAAGCCTTCTATAAACCTCCTATAGTAACCTGCCAAGCCTAGGAAACTTCTTATCTCGGTAACTGACGTAGGAGCTTCCCATTGCAACACCGCATCAATCTTCGATGGATCAACCGCAATTCCGTCGCCGGAAACAACATGACCAAGAAAGCTAACttctctcaaccaaaactcacacttagACAACTTAGCATACATCTCTTCTCTTTCAACACTTGCAAAACAATACGCAAATGTTCCACATGCTCTTCCTCCGACTTAGAATAAACCAAAATGTCGTCTATGAACACCACCACAAATTGATCCAAATAAGGATGGAAATGcgattcatgtactccatgaatactcccggcgcattagtaACGCCGAAAGGCATCACCGTGTACTCCTAGTGTCCATAACAAGTCCTGAAAGCAGTTTTCTGAATGTCCTCATCTTTCACCTTAATTTGATGGTAGCCCGACCTTAGATCAATCTTATTGAAAATACGAGCACCCACTAAACGATCCATCAAGTCATCGATCCTTGGGAGTGGATACCTATTCTTAATCGTCACcttattcaattgtctataatcaatacaaagtCGCATGCTTCCGTCTTTTTTTTTTCACCAGCAAAACTGGAGCTCCCCAAGGTGATACACTAGGTCTCACAAACTTCCTTTCAAGCAAATCCTCTAGCTGACTCTTCAGTTCAGCCAACTCTGATGTTGACATCCTATACGGCGCTATAGAGATGGGTCTAGTACCAGGTACAAGGTCAATAGTGAACTCAACTTCTCTTTCTGGCGGTGCACTAGGAATTTCATCGGGAAAAACTTCAGGGAAATTGCACACCACCGGCAAGTCCGCAATTACAGCCTGACTCTCCACAGACAAGCTTGCCATCAACAAGAACACCAACGCGTCTTCTTCTATGAACTCCTTCAATTGTTTCTTGGATAACAATTCTGTTCTTCCCTCTTCTTCGGCAGAAGAAAACCTCACAGTTAAAGCAAACAACATCCTTCTACTTACAATCACGAGCCGCATGTCCTGGCATACCACAACAGAAACATCTCGTTTCACCAAGCCTACACACATTACTCTTGTGACCCGACTTTCCACACTTGAAACAGATAACATTAGTAGGAGCATCTCCCCCACTTGTTCTTCAACCCGAAATCACTTTCTGTTTCCCTTTTCCAACCGGAGTTTCATATAGCTTACCACGGCTGTGTTGGCCCCTTCCTCTCTTCTCAGACAAGATCTTATAGTGTGCATTGTTGTACTCTTCAAAGATTCTACAACTATCAATCAGATCCGCAAAGACGCGAATCTTTTGATATCCCACAGCTTTCTTAATTTCCGGAcgcaatccattttcaaacttgatgcacttaGAGAATTCGGCATTGGCTCCATCATAGTGAGGATAGAACTTAGCTAATTcagtgaacttagcagcatactccgtgACTGACAAGTTCCCTTGCTTCAACTCGAGGAATTCAATCTCTTTCTTTCCTGGCACATCTtctggataatacttcctcagaaattctCTATGAAACCCTTCCCAAGTAATCTCCTCGCCCGCAGTTTCCAACCTTAGACGAGTGTCCACCCACCAATCATTGGCTTCACCTGACGGCTTATGAGTTCCATAACGGATCTTTTGCACAAGAGTGCAATCCAtcactctgaagattctttcaatctccttcaaccaagCCAAGGCTCCTTCAGGATCATACCTACCCAGAAAAGTAGGCGGGTTCTCCCTCTGAAACGTCGCCAGACTACGAGACCCCACGTTCTCGTCAGTATTGGGTGGGTTCTGGAACGCATGAGCCATTGCCTGCATAGCTGCAGTAAGAGCCTCATCATTCCTCCCAACGTTTCTTCCGGCCATCTTACACTTCTTCTCACAACACAAACAAGGATTAGCAACACATTAACAACACAAGGTCGTTAAACAACAAAAGACTCAACAACGTGGTCGGATGGACCGACCTGCTGACGGGTagaattggggtgttacaaagCACGCCAAGAAGAAGAACAGCGGATCAGAGAAGGTGAATAGAAGGTTATTGCTGATGCTGTTGCTGTTGCGGCTGCTGTTGAGGCAGAGGTAAAAGCTAAAGCTGAAGCTGAAGAAGCGACTCGTATTGCTGCAGAAGAAGCTGCCAAGGCCAAAGCTGATGcactgactcagggggagcactCTAACTCTGGGTTTGTCCCTCTGGTCTTGAAGACTCTGGAGGAACTGTAGAAAGAACAACAAGTAGTTCGGGCTAGGCTGGATCAACAGGATTCTGTCAAcaacaacattcagaacatgttgtctcagctgctccaaaggatgcctcctcccccaaacccttaggcaccttCGCTAATTGTTTGTTTCTTTCTATATTTTGATGTTTCTTTTGCTTTCTGATATCTGCCTTATGTGCTGCTTATCTGTAATTGCTCTTTTTAATCAATATTAACCTTTTGTTTTGCtgtcttttttattctgacaaaaagggggagaactaaaacatCTCTGATGGAAACATAACTAAATCTTCCCAAATCACTGTAAACATTATTAAAAATTATTACTAAATCAATGACTaaagatatgcaggaaagtagctaAAGCACTAAACCAAGGAAGGTTCGATAAGAACTTCTGATCTATCTAAGAATCTAACTTAGGGAGAGTCCCCTTCCTTATCTAATATAAAAATTGTCTTTTTTTATTTCACCTCTACTCTGTATTGTTTTATCgtcatcaaaaagggggagattgtaagaacaaagttggttctataatgtatctctaagattttgatgataacaaaggatgaaacaaaaatgaTGCTCTAACGAAAttttttcttaagtgtgcaggactctgatcaaacaatCAAATAGATAAAAACATCAGATACAAAATTCAACAATCAGATGTTGCTCAGAGAAAACGCATCCAGAAGGTTCTAACTTTGATCAACACAGGTACCAGTAAAATAGAAAGAAGACAGCAACTCTGGTAAAGAACACTGAACCCAGACCCCGAATCTGAAGAAGTCAAGAGTATAGAGAAACTCTGATGTGGTCAGATAAAAGCAACCTATGAAGTTAAACTCTGACTAAAAAGACTCTGATACAAATTCACCAGTTCAGAACGCGTAACCATGAAGAAATATAATTTTGGAAAGAAACTATTTCTAGAAGGAAATTATGACACGCACAAAGCTATTTTAGAAAGAAATAAGGAGAGTAATGACAATAAACAgtcttcaatgaccaagatcctgtcatcactccaacggttTTTCTCAACGCCTATATAAAGGACTGAATACTTCACAAGGGaacacacctgagacacacaagaatacaaCAACTCTTATTCATCCTCCCTTACAttttcacgagttgctgctcttacgtgaaaaactGTTGTTCTTATAACTCTATAATATTTGCTTTTTGTTAGAAGCACGTTGCATTACACTCATCTTTTTGTTAAgatacttcctcaagtgactctatGCAGTatgaatacttgagagggctaagggattattctcttagatagttgtttgtgtaatctttcaagattagtggattaagtcctttctgaaggcgaaatcaccttggccgggtggactggagtagctttgaatttcaagcgaaccagtataaaattctaTGTCTATATGTCTTTATTCTCTGTGTGTCCTATCTGTCAAAAAGTTTTATTTTgccaaaacaattcaaacccccctttcttgtttttctctacctttaGAATAGAGCAGGActgggatttcaaccagggccattcaacgccaatgtcaaggttatgcaaccaattttccgtagtggagggttcattcagGACAATGGTCAACACTCAGCTGCAATTATTGAAGACAGTGGTGATGAAGATGAGGCTTATGACAACTTTGTGACACGTGGCCAAGCATGCAACAATTTGGTtattgttgatgttcctactttatgagttatcctgtttgcttgagcacaaggaaaaatccattcaccatttgaagagaagattgaactagtcaacttgggttccgaggataTTGTGAAGCAAGTCAAGATTGGTTCTCAACTAGGGCCAGAAGCTaataaggggttgattgatcttctctgagaatattctgatgtgtttgcctggtcctatcatcatatgcctggtttggattctaagattgtggagcataaattgtcgttgaagctagaatgcccgtcagtcaagcagaagttgagaagaacacatcctgatatggttgtaaaaatcaaggaggaagtgcagaagcagattgatgctggtttccttgttacctccaAGTATCCGCAATAAATGGCCgatattgtgcctgttccaaaaaaagatggaaaagtccgtatgtgcgttgattatagagatttgaaaAAAGGTAGtctaaaagatgattttcctttaccacacattgatatgttagaagaaaatacaactaaattcaaagtctttttgtttatggatggattttccgattataatcaaatcaaaatagcacctaaagatatggagaagaccacattcgtcacaccttagggaacattctgctatagagtgatgccttttggtttgaagaatgctggtgcaacatgCGAAAGAtccatgaccactctttttcatgatatgatgcttaaagagattgaagtttatgttgatgatatgattgctaaatcaagtgatgaagaagagcatgttgaacatttgttaaagttattccaacatttgaggaagtataaactccgcttgaatcctaataagtgtacttttggtgttcattctggtaagttgttgggttttattgtcaatgagaaggctattgaagttgatcctgtcaagatcaaagcaatacaagagatgcctacgcccagaactgaaaagcaagtcagaggttttctcggtcgcttgaattatatctcaagatttatatcgcatatgattGTTACATGTGCGCgtatattcaagcttctttggaaagatcagtcttatgactggaccaaagattgccaaaaagattttgatagtagcaaagagtatctgcttgagcctttGATTCTGTCTCttcctgttgaaggaagaccattaatgatgtatttgactatgcttgatgaaagtatgggttgtgttcttggttagcaaaatgaatctagaaagaaagaataggcaatttactacctcagtaaaaaATTCACCGTCTGTGAGACTCGGTATTatatgcttgagaaaacatgatgcgcattggcttgggttgctgagcgtctgtgtcagtatatgttgaatcatactacttgtttgatatccaaaatggatccaatcaagtacatttttgagaatcctgctttaactggaggatcgcccgttggcagatgttgttattgtgagagaattctttaccttgaattaacttttaatgatagcaaattgtgtgatcatcatccaaattagtTGTGCActgcattacatgatatatttgtgttcttactttgtccttcatcccactctattgttgcataaccatacatataaatctacattgaaaattcccttaaaataacaattaaaatgcattttatatcagtatgtatcaatacatgatcctttgcatcgatacatgtagcctgtgattaatcacaaaacaatttctgttcagtatgcatcgatgcatacgagccatgcatcaatacatggaaggccaaaaactctatgtatcgatacacacgattcctgcatcgatacaggactacttgagactgcctgtgcatcaatacatgagcattaagcatcgatacatatcagtgtaaaaatcacatgcatcgatacacacgatttatgcatcgatacatgagtaattgatttcaccaaatattcacacaacttacagtatgtatcgatacacactcctatgcatcaatacacaaagttgttttaagtcataacagcaactgtttttgcagAATATAAGAACAGGTTTCAACAGCAGATGTAAGGcaacgaattcattgagggaaaaacaattgaacacagatcaaaagcagtgttggagcaattgtttgtgagcacatagaaacctgaaagagacttcatcttcttcatcttctcaatcacttttcttcaagaacatttacacataacaattcttgttctttggattaaagaagcattgagataacgttcagtggtacgatcaaggatctagctgtggtttgcagtggaacgatcgaggatctagctgagtcgaagattgaagggggtttctaggaaaaacctactggtttgtcctt from Lathyrus oleraceus cultivar Zhongwan6 chromosome 1, CAAS_Psat_ZW6_1.0, whole genome shotgun sequence includes:
- the LOC127102630 gene encoding uncharacterized protein LOC127102630 yields the protein MAGRNVGRNDEALTAAMQAMAHAFQNPPNTDENVGSRSLATFQRENPPTFLGRYDPEGALAWLKEIERIFRVMDCTLVQKIRYGTHKPSGEANDWWVDTRLRLETAGEEITWEGFHREFLRKYYPEDVPGKKEIEFLELKQGNLSVTEYAAKFTELAKFYPHYDGANAEFSKCIKFENGLRPEIKKAVGYQKIRVFADLIDSCRIFEEYNNAHYKILSEKRGRGQHSRGKLYETPVGKGKQKVISG
- the LOC127102618 gene encoding uncharacterized protein LOC127102618; its protein translation is MAPFEALYGRRCRTPLCWHEFGESVVLGPEIVRETTKTVKMIRDKMKISQSRQKNYHDKRRKDLEFQEGDHVFLRVTPTTGVGRPLKAKKLTPRFIGPYQITSRVGKVAYRVALPPNLSNLHDVFHVSQLRKYIPDPYHVVQMDDIQVRDNLTVETMPLRIEGRETKSLWGKEIDLVKVVWIGAVEESTTWELENRMRDSYPELFE